In Lates calcarifer isolate ASB-BC8 linkage group LG23, TLL_Latcal_v3, whole genome shotgun sequence, a single genomic region encodes these proteins:
- the pnpo gene encoding pyridoxine-5'-phosphate oxidase: MRGYVSVRLTNMRRILSTSILSYISLLERNLPSRASLTLGQQSVFAQRFCRKVTTDSSSMDLSDMRKKYKGDEECFEESQLVSLDPIKQFGNWFDEATKCPEIGEANAMCIATATKDGRPSARMVLLKGYSDEGFRFFTNYESRKGSELESNPYACLVFYWEPLNRQIRIEGAVERIPFQSSCDYFHSRPKSSQIGAVVSRQSTPVPNRDYLRQKNAELEEKYKDTQVPMPDYWGGYIVKPYLIEFWQGQTNRLHDRIVFTKPKDGESELGEFQHAAEGGWVYQRLSP; this comes from the exons ATGCGTGGTTACGTGAGCGTCAGGCTGACAAACATGAGGCGCATACTCAGTACGAGTATATTGAGTTATATCAGTTTATTAGAGAGAAATCTTCCCTCTCGTGCCTCTCTGACACTGGGTCAACAAAGCGTTTTTGCACAGCGTTTCTGTAGGAAAGTAACGACTGACAGCTCTAGCATGGACCTGAGTGACATGAGGAAGAAATACAAAGGAGATGAGGAG TGCTTTGAAGAGAGTCAACTTGTGTCACTGGACCCAATCAAGCAGTTTGGAAACTGGTTTGATGAAGCCACAAAGTGCCCTGAAATCGGAGAGGCCAATGCTATGTGCATCGCCACTGCCACAAA GGACGGACGCCCATCTGCTCGTATGGTCCTCCTGAAAGGTTACAGCGACGAAGGTTTCCGTTTCTTCACAAACTACGAGAGCAGAAAGGGCTCTGAGCTG GAGAGCAATCCATACGCATGTCTGGTCTTCTACTGGGAACCTCTAAACAGACAG ATTCGCATTGAGGGTGCTGTGGAGCGGATCCCTTTCCAGAGCTCCTGTGATTATTTCCACTCTCGACCAAAGAGCAGCCAGATCGGGGCTGTTGTGAGTCGACAGAGCACTCCTGTTCCCAACAGAGAT TATCTAAGGCAGAAGAATGCCGAGCTGGAGGAGAAGTATAAGGACACGCAGGTGCCTATGCCTGACTACTG GGGCGGCTACATCGTCAAGCCTTATTTGATCGAGTTCTGGCAGGGCCAGACCAACAGACTTCACGACCGCATCGTCTTCACCAAACCGAAGGACGGAGAGTCCGAGCTGGGAGAGTTTCAGCACGCTGCAGAGGGAGGCTGGGTGTACCAGCGACTGTCTCCATGA
- the prr15lb gene encoding proline-rich protein 15-like protein B — protein MADPSWWKLTFLRKKKSESKVLYEIPAEYGSNTGNKEHSSNNPPPDHMDSQFNARLEKIVDKSATKGRHVKVSHSGRFKEKKKVRATLAENPSLFAEHNLSDENHKNKTDK, from the coding sequence ATGGCTGACCCCAGCTGGTGGAAGCTGACCTTCTTGCGCAAGAAGAAATCAGAATCTAAAGTGCTGTATGAGATCCCAGCTGAGTATGGCAGCAACACTGGGAACAAAGAGCACTCGAGCAATAATCCCCCTCCAGACCATATGGACAGCCAGTTCAATGCCAGACTGGAGAAGATTGTGGATAAATCTGCCACCAAGGGTCGCCACGTCAAGGTCTCCCACTCCGGCCGCTtcaaggagaagaagaaggtcCGTGCCACGCTGGCCGAGAACCCAAGTCTGTTTGCAGAGCACAACCTCAGTGATGAGAACCATAAAAACAAGACTGACAAATAG